In Deltaproteobacteria bacterium, the genomic window CACGGCAAGCTGCGGACTCTGGTTTATGGGCGTCCCATCTCAGTGCACGTTGATCCGATCGAGAAGAAGCCGTTATATCATTTTCTTCCGGGGTCGGCCGCTTTTTCCTTTGCCACGGCTGGCTGTCCCTTAAAGTGCAAATTTTGTCAGAACTGGGAGATATCGCAAGCCCGGCCCGAGGACTTTCCGGGCCGGTTCATCCCGGCGGAAACAGTGGTTCAGGCCACAGAGAGGCAGCGAGCGCCTGTAATTGCGTTTACGTATAATGAGCCGGTTGTTTTTACCGAGTATTTATTGGACGTGGCCCGCATAGCTCGTAAACGAAATATCTCCAGTGTCCTGATCAGCTGCGGGTTCATGAACAAGGAGCCTCTGGCTGAGATGTGTTCTCTCTTGGACGCCATCAAGATTGACTTAAAAGGCTTTAGCCAGGATTTTTACCGCCGCGTCTGCGGCGCTGACCTGGCGCCTGTCTTGCGTAGTATCAAACAGGTTTCGCGCAGCAAGGTTCATCTGGAAATAGTGAATCTGGTCGTGCCGACCTTAAACGACTCCGAGCGCATGCTGATCGAGCTGGCCAAATGGGTAGTGGGGGAGCTTGGGCCGGACGTGCCGGTGCACTTCACTCGCTTCCACCCGGATTATCAGATGCT contains:
- the amrS gene encoding AmmeMemoRadiSam system radical SAM enzyme codes for the protein MPSRSDEESSRRSFLKTALRSGMILCGAGMTLSHPFWLRTSIKETRAGSSASSVLERLIQEAPLARFWISANSPGVNCLACHQADEELEGDEFDHEEGIVKCLLCAQKCLIREGERGLCHTRINIHGKLRTLVYGRPISVHVDPIEKKPLYHFLPGSAAFSFATAGCPLKCKFCQNWEISQARPEDFPGRFIPAETVVQATERQRAPVIAFTYNEPVVFTEYLLDVARIARKRNISSVLISCGFMNKEPLAEMCSLLDAIKIDLKGFSQDFYRRVCGADLAPVLRSIKQVSRSKVHLEIVNLVVPTLNDSERMLIELAKWVVGELGPDVPVHFTRFHPDYQML